From the genome of Hymenobacter cellulosilyticus, one region includes:
- a CDS encoding xanthine dehydrogenase family protein molybdopterin-binding subunit, giving the protein MKDQAQNKQIGAGMDRVDGRLKVTGGAKYSAEYELPNMAYAVLVGSTVTKGRLTSVDTKAAERAPGVLAVITHFNSPKVPGFDTAGKDPSQPATVGGPLKIFKDDKIHYNDQPIAVVVAHSWEQARFAARLVKGQYAKEKHKTNLEANASDAFLPTAAKKNPKHPMNDYQRGQTDAYKTGAIKLESEYVIPTEVHHPMELQAITAHWEAPDRLTLYDKTQGTLATRRDFAKEWGLPEENVKVIATFVGGAFGNALHSWPHESAAIIAAKVVNRPVKLVLTREQMFTNVGYRPYTWQKLGMSATPDGKITGITHESIGQTSTYEEFTESTLAQTRMMYQSPNVTTRYRLASLDVCSPIWMRGPGEATGAFALESAMDEMAYILNMDPMEFRLRNYTEQDPEKNKPWSTKFLKECYQLGAERVGWNKRQLKPGSLRDGEWLIGYGMGVGTFGAHRGAATVGAQLRPDGTVLLQCATTDIGPGTGTVMTQIAADTLGLDAKKIRFELGNSSFPKAGTQGGSSTVNSVGPATQEACLALKDKLRQLAGAGNPAFASAKQEDVMLTDGYLALSSSPTTRVAYADLIKQGGDKAVTVEAKPGGEGQKYSMYSFSVHFAEVRVHELTGEVRVSKLVSCADAGTIINEKTAGNQMKGGAVGGIGMALMEHAVIDDRYGRYVTKDFADYHVPVHADSPDVQVAFVNKPDPYVNALGTKGIGEIAIIGVAPAIANAVFNATGKRIRELPITPDKLI; this is encoded by the coding sequence ATGAAAGACCAAGCGCAAAACAAGCAGATAGGAGCCGGGATGGACCGGGTAGATGGCCGGCTGAAAGTCACCGGTGGCGCCAAATACTCGGCCGAGTACGAGCTGCCCAACATGGCCTACGCCGTGCTGGTGGGCAGCACCGTGACCAAAGGCCGCCTCACCAGCGTCGATACCAAGGCGGCCGAGCGGGCCCCGGGCGTGCTGGCCGTCATTACCCACTTCAACTCGCCCAAGGTACCAGGCTTCGATACGGCCGGTAAAGACCCGTCGCAGCCCGCAACGGTAGGCGGGCCACTGAAGATTTTCAAGGACGACAAGATTCATTACAACGACCAGCCTATTGCCGTAGTCGTGGCCCATTCCTGGGAACAGGCCCGCTTTGCGGCCCGGCTGGTAAAAGGCCAGTACGCCAAGGAAAAGCACAAAACCAACCTGGAAGCCAACGCCTCGGACGCCTTTCTGCCCACGGCCGCTAAGAAGAATCCGAAGCACCCGATGAACGACTACCAGCGCGGCCAAACGGATGCTTACAAGACGGGCGCCATCAAGCTGGAAAGTGAGTACGTCATTCCCACCGAGGTGCATCACCCCATGGAGTTGCAGGCCATTACGGCCCACTGGGAAGCCCCCGACCGCCTGACGCTCTACGACAAAACCCAGGGCACCCTGGCCACCCGCCGCGACTTTGCCAAGGAGTGGGGCCTGCCCGAGGAAAACGTGAAGGTTATTGCCACCTTCGTCGGTGGAGCTTTCGGCAACGCCCTGCACAGCTGGCCCCACGAGTCGGCCGCCATTATTGCCGCCAAGGTGGTGAACCGGCCCGTGAAGCTGGTCCTGACCCGGGAGCAGATGTTTACCAACGTGGGCTACCGGCCTTATACCTGGCAGAAGCTGGGCATGAGCGCCACGCCCGACGGTAAAATCACGGGCATTACCCACGAGTCTATCGGGCAGACTTCTACATACGAGGAGTTTACCGAGTCGACCCTGGCTCAGACCCGGATGATGTACCAGTCGCCGAACGTGACCACGCGCTACCGCCTGGCTTCGCTCGACGTATGCTCGCCCATCTGGATGCGGGGCCCGGGTGAGGCTACCGGTGCGTTTGCGCTGGAGTCGGCGATGGACGAAATGGCCTATATACTGAATATGGACCCGATGGAGTTTCGCCTGCGCAACTACACCGAGCAAGACCCGGAGAAGAACAAGCCCTGGAGCACCAAATTCCTGAAGGAGTGCTACCAGCTCGGTGCGGAGCGAGTTGGCTGGAATAAGCGCCAGCTCAAGCCCGGCTCCCTGCGCGACGGAGAATGGCTGATCGGCTACGGCATGGGCGTGGGTACTTTCGGGGCCCACCGCGGCGCGGCCACCGTGGGCGCCCAGCTGCGGCCCGACGGAACCGTGCTGCTGCAGTGCGCTACCACTGACATTGGCCCCGGCACCGGCACCGTAATGACCCAGATTGCAGCTGATACGCTGGGGTTGGACGCCAAGAAAATTCGCTTTGAGCTCGGCAATTCGTCGTTCCCGAAAGCTGGTACCCAAGGCGGTTCCTCCACGGTCAACAGCGTGGGACCCGCTACCCAGGAAGCTTGCCTAGCCCTGAAAGACAAGCTACGGCAGCTGGCTGGTGCCGGCAACCCGGCCTTTGCTTCGGCCAAACAGGAAGATGTAATGCTAACCGACGGCTACCTCGCCCTGAGCAGCAGCCCCACGACCCGCGTAGCCTACGCCGACCTGATAAAGCAGGGCGGCGACAAAGCCGTGACGGTGGAAGCCAAGCCCGGCGGGGAAGGGCAGAAGTATTCCATGTACTCGTTTTCGGTGCATTTTGCCGAGGTGCGGGTGCATGAGCTGACCGGCGAAGTACGGGTGAGCAAGCTGGTATCTTGTGCCGACGCGGGTACGATTATCAACGAGAAAACGGCCGGCAACCAGATGAAGGGTGGCGCCGTGGGTGGTATTGGTATGGCTTTGATGGAGCACGCCGTCATCGACGACCGGTATGGCCGCTACGTCACCAAGGACTTTGCCGACTACCACGTGCCCGTACACGCTGATTCCCCCGACGTGCAGGTAGCTTTCGTGAATAAGCCCGACCCGTACGTCAACGCCCTGGGCACGAAAGGCATCGGCGAAATTGCCATCATCGGCGTGGCCCCGGCCATTGCCAACGCCGTGTTCAACGCCACCGGCAAGCGCATCCGCGAATTGCCCATCACCCCGGATAAGCTGATTTAG
- a CDS encoding PAS domain-containing sensor histidine kinase: MTDYYALFRPLLESGRAAYFVYQPAEHRVVYVSEAFQLITGDPAEHVNDDLPHLLKRLHPDDQQYLASQLEQAQFNQVLEGLELRMARSNGSTLWLSVNLCRVQGPDGQEYLTGSALDVTQGKENTLNLQKFGTKKNAVLEILSHDLAGPLQMLQQLTEQLELETQGNLSAHAQKMVSLMQRTCRDSVNMIHDFVDAEFMESSSVELNLTRTDLVVWVGLLLEEYQRSESLLHLQFNFVAPDYPVYVNIDIDKFHQVVNNLVSNAVKFTPDGGQITVRVELDNTLARVVVADTGVGIPAKYQPVLFDKFTKARRPGLRGEKTTGLGMSVIQTIVELHQGQITFTSTEGEGSTFVVDLPATTA; the protein is encoded by the coding sequence ATGACTGATTATTACGCCCTCTTTCGTCCATTACTGGAATCGGGGCGGGCCGCGTACTTTGTGTACCAGCCCGCTGAGCACCGTGTAGTGTACGTCAGTGAGGCTTTCCAACTGATAACCGGTGACCCGGCCGAGCACGTCAACGACGACCTGCCCCACTTGCTCAAGCGCCTGCACCCCGATGATCAGCAGTATCTGGCCTCTCAGCTGGAACAGGCTCAATTCAACCAAGTGCTCGAAGGCCTGGAACTGCGCATGGCCCGCTCAAATGGCAGTACTCTGTGGCTGTCGGTCAACCTGTGCCGGGTGCAGGGTCCGGATGGGCAGGAATACCTCACCGGCAGCGCCCTGGACGTAACCCAGGGCAAGGAGAATACCCTCAACCTGCAGAAGTTCGGCACGAAGAAGAACGCCGTGCTGGAAATTCTGTCCCACGACCTGGCCGGTCCGCTCCAGATGCTGCAGCAGCTGACCGAGCAGCTGGAGCTCGAAACCCAGGGCAACCTTTCGGCCCACGCCCAGAAAATGGTGAGCCTGATGCAGCGCACCTGCCGCGACAGTGTCAACATGATTCACGACTTCGTGGATGCCGAGTTTATGGAGTCCTCCAGCGTGGAGCTCAACCTCACGCGCACCGACCTGGTGGTGTGGGTTGGATTACTGCTGGAAGAGTATCAGCGTTCCGAAAGCCTGCTGCACCTGCAGTTTAATTTTGTAGCGCCCGACTATCCGGTGTACGTGAACATAGACATTGACAAGTTTCATCAGGTCGTCAACAACCTGGTTTCCAACGCTGTTAAGTTTACGCCCGACGGCGGCCAGATAACCGTGCGCGTGGAACTGGACAACACCCTGGCGCGAGTAGTCGTGGCCGATACCGGCGTGGGTATTCCGGCCAAATATCAGCCCGTCTTGTTCGACAAGTTTACCAAGGCCCGGCGCCCCGGCTTGCGCGGCGAGAAAACCACTGGCCTGGGCATGTCCGTGATTCAAACCATCGTGGAGCTGCACCAGGGTCAGATTACCTTCACCAGCACCGAAGGGGAGGGCAGTACCTTTGTGGTAGATCTGCCCGCAACCACCGCTTAA
- a CDS encoding SDR family NAD(P)-dependent oxidoreductase → MKQLLNQVALVTGADSGIGRATAIAFAQAGADVVICYHTDQQGADETRQAVEEAGRRGLVLPVDVSEAGQVAELFARALQEFSHVDILVNNAAAPGAKKPVAEMEPEEFEKTIRTNLMGPFYFARLFIQHRQQQGGKGKIINVSSIHEEVVSAGTADYCASKGGLRNLMRAMALELAEAGINVNNIAPGMIMTPMNQSAMDNPEERKEKEQRIPMKRAGQPEEIAKLALFLASADSDYVTGSTYVMDGGFMRMMAQGA, encoded by the coding sequence ATGAAGCAACTTCTCAACCAGGTGGCCTTGGTAACCGGGGCCGACTCCGGTATCGGTCGGGCTACGGCCATTGCCTTTGCCCAAGCTGGAGCCGACGTCGTTATCTGCTACCACACTGACCAGCAGGGCGCCGACGAAACCCGGCAGGCAGTGGAAGAAGCCGGCCGCCGCGGCCTGGTGCTGCCCGTCGACGTGAGTGAGGCCGGGCAGGTAGCCGAGTTGTTTGCCCGGGCCCTGCAGGAGTTTTCTCACGTCGATATTCTGGTAAACAACGCCGCTGCGCCCGGCGCGAAAAAGCCCGTGGCCGAAATGGAGCCCGAAGAGTTCGAGAAAACCATCCGCACTAACCTGATGGGGCCTTTCTATTTCGCGCGGCTGTTTATCCAGCACCGGCAGCAACAAGGCGGCAAGGGTAAGATTATCAACGTCTCCTCAATTCACGAGGAGGTGGTTTCGGCCGGCACTGCCGACTACTGCGCCTCCAAGGGCGGTCTGCGCAACCTGATGCGCGCCATGGCTTTGGAGCTGGCCGAAGCTGGCATCAACGTTAACAACATTGCCCCGGGCATGATAATGACGCCCATGAACCAGTCGGCCATGGACAACCCCGAGGAGCGCAAGGAAAAAGAGCAGCGCATCCCGATGAAGCGCGCCGGGCAGCCCGAGGAAATTGCCAAGCTAGCCCTGTTCCTGGCCTCCGCCGACTCCGACTACGTCACCGGCTCCACCTACGTCATGGACGGCGGCTTCATGCGCATGATGGCCCAAGGGGCTTGA
- a CDS encoding carboxylesterase/lipase family protein: MAKTAVSAWYKTGIKLLAGLLLSQAVPLPASAQTAKTAALTANQVRVAEGVLEGSRTAAGIREFKGVPFGAPPVGNLRWKEPQPVAKWTGVRAAKQFGPRAMQLPLYGDMNFRSKGVSEDCLYLNVWTPAKTAGERLPVLVYFYGGGFQAGDGSELRYDGESMARRGIVTVTVNYRLGVFGFLAHPELSRESGHQASGNYGFMDQSAALRWVQQNIAAFGGDPRQVTIGGESAGSMSVSAQMVTPLAKNTFARAIGESGSMLNTGFGPVPLAEGEQAGVAFATSVGAKSLAELRALPAQQLLEAAGKPGAARFAPTLDGYFFLRKPTETFAAAEQARVPLLVGWNSQEMSPGFLLGKEPPTADNFRAAVQKLYGSRADEALQLYPATTDTQAEQSATDLAGDRFIAYSTWKWADAHLQTSGQPVYRYLYARPRPAMTAAMGNATAGLAGGVIKNSGSAPKAPPAKGAVHSAEIEYALGNLSTNKVYAWTPDDYKVSETLQSYFANFIKTGDPNGKGLPAWPVAKGTGPVPILRVDVTTKAETETQRARYLFLDQQAGK, encoded by the coding sequence GTGGCCAAGACGGCTGTTTCGGCCTGGTACAAAACGGGAATAAAGCTGCTGGCTGGTTTGCTGCTGAGTCAGGCCGTGCCGCTGCCTGCTTCGGCGCAAACAGCCAAGACTGCGGCCCTCACGGCCAACCAGGTGCGGGTGGCGGAAGGTGTGCTCGAAGGCAGCCGCACGGCCGCTGGTATCCGCGAATTTAAGGGCGTACCATTTGGGGCCCCGCCGGTGGGAAATCTGCGTTGGAAAGAGCCTCAGCCCGTGGCCAAATGGACCGGGGTGCGGGCCGCCAAGCAGTTCGGTCCTCGGGCCATGCAGCTGCCCCTGTACGGCGACATGAACTTTCGTTCCAAGGGCGTCAGTGAGGATTGCCTGTACCTGAACGTCTGGACGCCGGCCAAAACCGCCGGGGAGCGGCTGCCGGTGCTGGTGTATTTCTACGGCGGCGGCTTTCAGGCCGGCGACGGCTCCGAACTGCGCTACGATGGTGAAAGTATGGCCCGGCGCGGTATCGTTACCGTCACGGTGAATTACCGCCTGGGCGTGTTCGGCTTTCTGGCCCACCCCGAGCTCTCCCGGGAATCGGGGCATCAGGCCTCCGGCAACTACGGTTTTATGGACCAGAGCGCGGCCCTGCGCTGGGTGCAGCAGAACATTGCCGCGTTTGGCGGCGACCCGCGGCAGGTCACCATCGGCGGCGAATCGGCGGGTTCCATGTCGGTTAGCGCCCAGATGGTGACGCCGCTGGCCAAGAACACCTTTGCCCGCGCCATCGGCGAAAGCGGCTCGATGCTGAATACCGGCTTCGGGCCCGTGCCCCTGGCCGAAGGCGAGCAGGCCGGGGTGGCCTTTGCCACGAGTGTCGGGGCCAAGTCCCTGGCCGAGCTCCGGGCGCTGCCGGCCCAGCAGCTGCTCGAAGCGGCCGGCAAGCCCGGCGCGGCGCGGTTTGCCCCCACTCTTGATGGCTACTTCTTCCTGCGCAAGCCCACCGAAACCTTCGCCGCCGCCGAGCAGGCCCGGGTGCCGCTGCTGGTAGGCTGGAATTCCCAGGAAATGAGCCCCGGGTTTCTGCTAGGCAAGGAGCCGCCCACGGCCGATAACTTCCGCGCCGCGGTGCAAAAGCTCTACGGCAGCCGCGCTGACGAAGCCCTGCAGCTGTACCCTGCCACCACCGATACCCAGGCTGAGCAGTCGGCCACGGACCTGGCTGGTGACCGGTTTATTGCCTACAGCACCTGGAAGTGGGCCGATGCTCACCTGCAAACCAGTGGGCAGCCCGTGTACCGCTACCTGTACGCTCGCCCCCGCCCGGCCATGACGGCCGCCATGGGCAATGCTACGGCCGGCCTAGCCGGCGGCGTGATTAAAAACTCGGGCAGTGCGCCCAAGGCTCCGCCGGCGAAGGGGGCTGTGCACTCGGCCGAAATAGAATACGCCCTGGGCAACCTCTCTACCAACAAAGTCTACGCCTGGACGCCCGACGATTACAAGGTGTCGGAAACCCTGCAGAGCTACTTCGCCAACTTCATTAAAACCGGGGACCCCAACGGCAAAGGTCTGCCCGCCTGGCCCGTAGCCAAGGGTACCGGCCCCGTACCGATACTGCGCGTAGACGTGACCACCAAAGCCGAAACCGAAACGCAACGGGCCCGCTACCTTTTCCTGGATCAGCAGGCTGGTAAGTAG
- a CDS encoding FAD binding domain-containing protein: MNQFQYVRPTKQQAAIDAVTKDPSASFIAGGTNLVDLMKRGIATPQKLVDINRLPLARIDPDPGKLRIGALALNSAVADDKQVRARQPLLAQALNAGASAQLRNMATVGGNMLQRTRCQYFYDTTMPCNKREPGTGCGALEGFNRMHAIFGFSDKCIAVHPSDMSVALVALDATVLVSGPNGDRRIPFADFHRLPGDTPEKDTNLEKGELITAVEVPDGPFTKYVHYQKIRERASYAFALVSVAAALDIENNTIKAARLAMGGVAHKPWRLTAAEQSLVGKPATEESFRQAAEIAMQGAKAFKHNAYKLKMGPNAIVQALRTAASAA, from the coding sequence ATGAACCAGTTTCAGTACGTGCGGCCCACCAAGCAGCAGGCCGCCATCGACGCGGTAACCAAGGACCCGAGCGCCAGTTTCATTGCCGGCGGCACCAACTTGGTGGATTTGATGAAGCGCGGCATTGCTACCCCCCAGAAACTGGTGGATATCAACCGCCTGCCCTTGGCCCGCATCGACCCCGACCCGGGCAAGCTGCGCATCGGGGCCCTGGCCCTGAACTCGGCCGTGGCCGATGACAAACAGGTGCGGGCCCGGCAGCCGCTGCTGGCTCAGGCCCTAAACGCCGGGGCCTCGGCCCAGCTGCGCAACATGGCCACCGTGGGCGGCAACATGCTGCAGCGCACCCGCTGCCAGTATTTCTACGACACGACCATGCCCTGCAACAAGCGGGAGCCCGGCACCGGTTGCGGAGCCCTGGAAGGATTCAACCGTATGCACGCCATCTTCGGCTTCTCCGACAAATGCATTGCTGTGCACCCTTCCGATATGAGTGTGGCCCTGGTGGCTCTGGATGCTACGGTGCTCGTGAGCGGGCCGAACGGTGACCGGCGCATTCCCTTCGCCGACTTCCACCGCCTGCCCGGCGACACGCCCGAGAAGGATACCAACCTGGAAAAAGGTGAGCTGATAACGGCCGTGGAAGTGCCCGACGGGCCATTTACCAAGTACGTGCACTACCAGAAGATACGGGAGCGGGCCTCGTACGCCTTTGCCTTGGTTTCGGTAGCGGCGGCCCTGGACATTGAAAACAACACCATCAAGGCGGCCCGACTGGCCATGGGCGGTGTGGCCCACAAGCCCTGGCGCCTGACCGCTGCCGAGCAAAGCTTGGTAGGCAAGCCTGCCACGGAGGAGAGCTTCCGGCAGGCGGCGGAAATTGCTATGCAGGGCGCCAAGGCCTTCAAGCACAATGCCTACAAGCTCAAAATGGGCCCGAATGCCATTGTGCAAGCCCTGCGAACCGCTGCTTCGGCTGCTTAA
- a CDS encoding DUF92 domain-containing protein, with product MTPELQWAILLVILLPGMALSVWAGKLTLPAGLTGVVLGVLIFLGAGFWGVGELALFFVLGTGASAWKVAEKRRLGLAEENKGRRTAGQALANAGVAGLAGLLAWAWPAQQPLFQVMLAGSFAAATADTLSSELGNMYGRRYYNAWTWRPDTRGLNGVVSLEGTLLGLAGSLLIAVVYCLGVGWSRALVWVLVAGAVGNLADSLLGATVERRAYLNNNAVNALNTAVGALTAGLLYWLW from the coding sequence ATGACACCAGAGCTCCAATGGGCCATATTGCTGGTCATACTGCTACCCGGCATGGCCTTGAGCGTGTGGGCGGGCAAGCTGACCCTGCCCGCGGGCCTGACCGGCGTGGTGCTGGGCGTCCTGATTTTCCTGGGGGCGGGCTTCTGGGGCGTGGGCGAACTGGCGCTGTTTTTCGTGCTCGGCACCGGAGCATCGGCCTGGAAAGTAGCCGAGAAACGGCGGCTGGGTTTGGCCGAAGAAAACAAGGGCCGGCGCACGGCCGGTCAGGCCTTGGCCAACGCGGGCGTGGCAGGGCTGGCGGGGCTGCTGGCCTGGGCGTGGCCCGCGCAGCAGCCGCTGTTTCAGGTGATGCTGGCCGGTAGCTTTGCCGCCGCTACCGCCGATACCCTGTCGTCGGAGCTAGGCAACATGTACGGGCGACGCTATTACAACGCCTGGACCTGGCGGCCCGATACGCGCGGACTAAACGGCGTGGTGAGTTTGGAAGGCACCCTGCTGGGCCTAGCGGGTAGCCTGCTGATTGCGGTAGTGTACTGCCTGGGGGTGGGCTGGAGCCGGGCCCTGGTGTGGGTGCTGGTGGCTGGCGCGGTAGGCAACCTGGCCGATTCGCTGTTGGGGGCTACGGTAGAGCGTAGAGCGTACCTGAACAACAACGCGGTGAATGCCCTGAATACGGCGGTGGGGGCCCTGACGGCCGGGCTGCTTTACTGGCTGTGGTAG
- a CDS encoding Gfo/Idh/MocA family protein, with the protein MRRRTFIQTTGTALAGTLLTDNALASALAGSRKRVAMVGTGHRGLGMWGTSVLKEFGNQIEFVGLCDINPGRVETGKKMLGVNCPTFTNFDQMMKQTKPELLIVTTVDSTHDEFIIKGMEYGANIVTEKPMTTDEKKCQAILDAERRTGKTVMVTFNYRYSPHRQKIYEMLRSGVIGTVTSADFHWYLDVHHGADYFRRWHRRRENSGSLLVHKASHHFDLLNWWLDSDPESVYGNGQLNFYGKNNSFRHTHCRPCPHKDKCQFYWDVTKDERLTKIYVDNEKYDGYHRDGCVWREDVDIFDKMAVQIKYANNVQVSYSLTTYSPYEGYRISFNGTKGKIDAWIKEKQPWEAEKFDEIQLTTNFGKRELIQIPNTEEGHGGGDVRLRKQIFSPTGQDPFRQAARSRDGALAVLVGIAARKSIDTGQPVRIADLTTLKPQVQRA; encoded by the coding sequence ATGCGTCGCAGAACCTTTATTCAAACCACCGGCACGGCCCTGGCCGGTACTTTGCTCACCGACAACGCGCTGGCTTCGGCCCTGGCTGGCTCCCGCAAACGCGTAGCCATGGTGGGCACCGGCCACCGCGGCCTGGGCATGTGGGGCACCTCCGTCCTCAAGGAGTTTGGCAACCAGATTGAGTTTGTGGGCTTGTGCGACATCAACCCCGGCCGGGTCGAAACGGGCAAGAAAATGCTGGGCGTGAATTGCCCCACCTTCACCAATTTCGACCAGATGATGAAGCAGACCAAGCCCGAGCTGCTCATCGTGACCACCGTCGATTCGACTCACGACGAGTTCATCATCAAGGGCATGGAGTACGGGGCCAATATCGTGACGGAGAAGCCCATGACCACCGACGAGAAGAAGTGCCAGGCCATTCTGGACGCCGAGCGTCGCACCGGTAAAACAGTGATGGTGACCTTCAACTACCGCTACTCGCCCCACCGCCAGAAAATCTACGAAATGCTGCGCAGCGGCGTCATCGGCACGGTCACCTCGGCCGACTTTCACTGGTACCTCGACGTGCACCACGGGGCCGACTACTTCCGGCGCTGGCACCGCCGCCGCGAAAACAGCGGCTCCTTGCTCGTGCATAAGGCTTCCCACCATTTCGATTTGCTCAACTGGTGGCTCGACTCCGACCCGGAATCGGTGTACGGCAACGGGCAGCTGAATTTCTACGGCAAAAACAACAGCTTCCGCCACACCCACTGCCGGCCCTGCCCGCACAAGGATAAGTGCCAGTTTTACTGGGACGTGACCAAGGACGAGCGCCTGACCAAGATCTACGTCGATAACGAAAAGTACGACGGCTACCACCGCGACGGCTGCGTGTGGCGCGAGGACGTAGACATTTTCGACAAGATGGCCGTGCAAATCAAGTACGCCAACAATGTGCAGGTCAGCTACTCGCTCACCACGTACTCGCCCTACGAGGGCTACCGGATTTCCTTTAATGGGACCAAGGGTAAAATCGACGCCTGGATCAAGGAAAAGCAGCCCTGGGAAGCCGAGAAGTTCGACGAGATTCAGCTCACTACCAACTTCGGCAAGCGGGAGCTGATTCAGATTCCGAACACGGAGGAAGGCCACGGCGGTGGCGACGTGCGCTTGCGCAAGCAAATCTTCAGCCCCACCGGCCAGGACCCGTTCCGGCAGGCCGCCCGCAGCCGCGACGGGGCCCTGGCGGTGCTCGTCGGTATTGCCGCCCGCAAGAGCATCGACACCGGGCAGCCCGTCCGCATTGCCGACCTGACCACGCTTAAGCCCCAGGTGCAGCGGGCGTAA